A window of the Mesorhizobium opportunistum WSM2075 genome harbors these coding sequences:
- a CDS encoding xanthine dehydrogenase family protein molybdopterin-binding subunit — MTIVTPKFGMGASVLRREDAAFIQGQGRYTDDIQPSGVLHGYVLRSPVAKASFTVGSTDAAKTAPGVHLVLTAKDIAHLGDLKSGVMQEQPDGTKAPTRDIPVLCRDRVNYVGDAVAFVVADSRALAQDAAELIDVDYDSEDAASGTATALAEGTPLVWPELGSNRAFTYHMGDKAKTAAAFARAAHVTRIEFVNNRLVCNYMEPRSAIGEWNAGENRFVLTTGSQGVHSMQYILASVFKIKKNQLRVITPDVGGGFGPKSFVYREYPLVLEAAKRLGRPVKWAGDRTEHFLTDAQGRDNAVTAEMALDKDGRFLGMRVDLLANMGAYVSQYGPFIPYIGVTMSTGVYDIRALDVTVTGLYTNTCPVDAYRGAGRPEAAFLLEKLVDACAHDLGLPVEEIRRRNFIRPEQFPYRTQTGRLYDNGEFEGHMERAIQRSEWKAFPQRLEQSKAGGKIRGIGMATYIEACAFPGSEPAFVELNGDGTVTLKIGTQTNGQGHATAYAQFLAEKLNLDIDKIYIRQGDTDELKAGGGTGGSRSIPLGGVSASRAGEDLANKIKRIAADELEASAGDIELSDGVARIVGTDRTIDFSTIAKAAKNPDDLKGFGEFVQDECTYPNGTHICEVEIDPDTGTTEIVRYTIVDDFGVTVNPILLAGQVHGGVVQGVGQALTENTVHGEDGQLLTASFMDYAMPRADNFPFFHFETRNVPSTTNALGIKGAGEAGTIGSTPAALNAVTDALWRAYGVRHIEMPATPARIWATIQEASPR; from the coding sequence GCGCTCGCCGGTGGCAAAGGCCAGTTTCACCGTCGGCTCGACCGATGCGGCGAAGACGGCTCCCGGCGTCCATCTGGTGCTGACGGCCAAGGATATTGCCCATCTCGGCGATCTCAAATCCGGCGTCATGCAGGAACAACCCGACGGCACCAAGGCGCCGACCCGCGACATTCCGGTCCTGTGCCGTGATCGCGTCAATTATGTCGGCGATGCCGTTGCCTTTGTTGTCGCCGACAGCCGTGCCCTGGCGCAGGATGCCGCCGAACTGATCGATGTCGATTATGACAGCGAGGATGCCGCGTCTGGCACGGCGACCGCGCTTGCCGAAGGCACGCCGCTGGTGTGGCCCGAGCTCGGCTCCAACCGCGCCTTCACCTACCACATGGGCGACAAGGCCAAGACGGCGGCGGCTTTCGCCAGGGCGGCTCATGTCACCCGCATCGAGTTCGTCAACAACCGGCTGGTCTGCAATTACATGGAGCCGCGCTCTGCGATCGGCGAATGGAACGCCGGCGAGAACCGTTTCGTGCTGACCACCGGGTCGCAAGGCGTGCATTCCATGCAGTACATCCTGGCCAGCGTGTTCAAGATCAAGAAGAACCAGCTGCGCGTCATCACGCCGGATGTCGGCGGTGGTTTCGGGCCGAAGAGCTTCGTCTACCGCGAATATCCGCTGGTGCTGGAGGCAGCGAAGCGGCTTGGCCGTCCGGTGAAATGGGCCGGCGACCGCACGGAACATTTCCTCACCGACGCGCAAGGCCGCGACAATGCCGTGACGGCTGAAATGGCCCTCGACAAGGACGGCCGCTTCCTCGGCATGCGGGTCGATCTGCTGGCCAATATGGGCGCCTATGTCTCGCAATACGGTCCGTTCATTCCCTATATCGGCGTCACCATGTCGACCGGCGTCTATGACATAAGAGCGCTCGATGTCACGGTGACCGGCCTCTACACCAACACCTGTCCCGTCGATGCCTATCGTGGTGCCGGCCGGCCGGAAGCGGCATTCCTGCTGGAAAAGCTGGTCGATGCCTGCGCCCATGATCTCGGCCTGCCCGTCGAAGAGATCCGCCGCCGCAATTTCATCCGGCCGGAGCAGTTTCCCTATCGCACGCAGACCGGCCGCCTCTACGACAACGGCGAATTCGAGGGCCACATGGAGCGCGCCATCCAACGGTCTGAGTGGAAGGCGTTTCCGCAGCGGCTCGAACAGTCGAAAGCCGGCGGCAAGATCCGCGGCATCGGCATGGCGACTTACATCGAGGCCTGCGCCTTTCCGGGCTCCGAGCCGGCATTCGTCGAGCTCAATGGCGACGGCACGGTGACGCTCAAGATCGGCACCCAGACCAACGGACAGGGTCATGCCACCGCCTATGCGCAGTTCCTGGCGGAAAAGCTCAATCTCGACATCGACAAGATCTATATCCGCCAGGGCGATACCGACGAATTGAAGGCCGGCGGCGGCACTGGCGGCTCGCGCTCCATTCCGCTCGGGGGTGTATCAGCTTCCCGTGCGGGCGAGGATCTGGCCAACAAGATCAAGCGCATCGCCGCCGACGAGCTGGAGGCTTCCGCCGGCGACATCGAGCTGTCCGATGGTGTTGCCCGCATTGTCGGCACTGACCGCACGATCGATTTTTCCACCATCGCCAAGGCCGCGAAAAACCCCGATGACCTCAAGGGGTTCGGCGAGTTCGTCCAGGACGAATGCACCTATCCGAACGGCACCCACATCTGCGAGGTCGAGATCGATCCCGACACCGGCACGACCGAGATCGTCCGCTACACCATCGTCGACGATTTCGGTGTCACGGTGAACCCGATCCTGCTCGCCGGCCAGGTTCATGGCGGCGTCGTGCAAGGCGTCGGCCAGGCGCTGACCGAAAACACCGTCCATGGCGAGGATGGGCAATTGCTGACGGCGAGCTTCATGGACTACGCCATGCCGCGCGCCGACAATTTCCCGTTCTTCCATTTCGAGACCCGGAACGTGCCGTCGACCACCAATGCGCTGGGCATCAAGGGCGCGGGCGAGGCCGGCACGATCGGCTCGACACCGGCGGCACTCAACGCGGTCACCGATGCGCTGTGGCGCGCCTATGGTGTCAGGCATATCGAGATGCCGGCGACACCAGCGCGCATCTGGGCGACCATCCAGGAAGCATCGCCAAGGTGA